The Microcoleus sp. FACHB-831 DNA window ATCAGTTAATTCGCGCTACAGCAGCAGAGGGCGGAATTCGCGCCGTCGGTGTCATCACAACGCGCCTCACAGAAGAAGCCAAACGGCGGCACAAGCTTTCCTACGTCGCCACAGCAGCACTAGGCCGCACAATGTCTTCAGCTTTGTTGCTCGTTTCTAGCATGAAGAGAGAAGGGTCAAGAGTCAACATCCGAGTCAAAGGTGATGGCCCCTTGGGTGGAATACTCGTAGACGCCGGATTAGATGGAACAGTTCGTGGCTATGTAGAAAACCCAGATATTGAACTGCCACCCAATGCTAAAGGCAAACTCGACGTTGGTGGTGCTGTAGGTAGAGATGGCTACCTCTACGTTGTCAGGGATGTGGGATATGGTTATCCCTATTCCAGTACAGTAGAACTGGTTTCGGGTGAAATTGGCGATGATGTGGCTCACTACCTGGTGAATTCAGAACAAACACCTTCAGTTTTGATGGTGGGTGTGTTTGTTGGAGCAGAGGGCGTTACTGCATCTGGTGGAATACTTGTGCAAGTTTTGCCTAAAGCTGCAAGAGACGAGAGCCTAGTTGAAACTTTGGAATCGCGAGTCGAGGCGCTGTCAGGATTCACGCCATTATTACAGGCAGGCAAGACATTACCGGAGATTTTTGAACAGCTACTCGGAGACATGGGTTTGGTAATTTTACCAGAAATCCAGATGCTACGCTTTCATTGTGGTTGTTCCTTCGATCGCGTCTTGGGAGCTTTAAAAATGTTGGGTGAAGCAGAACTACAAGACATGATAGAAAAAGATGATGGAGCCGAAGCAACTTGCCACTTTTGTGGAGAAGTTTACAAAGCAAGTAGTGATGAATTAGCGCAGTTAATTTCCGATTTGCGAACCGAGTCGGTTTAAAACATTTGGGGATTTTAGGTAGCGATCGCGTTTATTTACACATCTTTGGTTATATCCACATCCGGTTGCTTGCTGATATTATGGCTAAAAAAGATGCTGGCATCAAAAAAATGAATAACTAACCATAGACTGTAAACGCAGCAATCAACCGGACGGCATATTCATTAGATGGGGACAAATAAACACCACTTCTTAGAGTTCGGGAATAGGGAATGGGTTTGTAGCCCATTTCCGATTTTCCATTTTTAGGCACAACAAGTGGTGTTGAATTTTATCTAAATAATTAATTAGCTAAAAAATAAAAATTGATAAATAATAAATACGTCCATAGCAAACAGCGACGGGGGATATCCTCCGGGTGGAGCGGCGAATATGTTGTATGGCGAAATAGACTTGAAAGATGTGGATTTTTATCGCTTAGGGGAGTACGATGGCAACAATTGCCTCGGCCTGTACCCTAAAACAGGCGTCCGATGCACAAGCCCGTGGTGTGAGAAATGACTAGAGATAGCGAAATACCAGACCGTTGGCCTACAGCAGGGTCTGAAGATCCAGCTGGGTGGACATCGGACAAAAAAGGGGCCGATCCTAAGCGCCCTAAGAAAAAGTCTGCCCGGAAAACAACAAAAGAAGAACCCCCTAATCCAGAAGTAGAAACCCCAATAGAGAAGCGCCGCCGCCTGGGATTCCTGCGGAGTTGGGCGTTTTGGTGGACGATGGGGGCGATCGCTTCTGGCGGAGTGGGATACATGGCGATCGCGCTATTGCTGAAGCTACCTGCAATACCAAACTGTCCATCAACTTTCTGGCCAATGGCTTCTGCTAGCTTGCGCCTGTACTGCGCTCAAGTGGCGGCAAACAAGCAGACAGCAGATAACTTGGTCGAAGCGATCGCCCTAGTCAACAGTCTCCCAGCCGACCACGGATTGCGTCCAGAAATTAACCGCAGTATTGAACAATGGTCGCTGGATCTCCTCAGTTTAGCGGAAGAAGATTTTGATAGTGGGAAAATAAAACAAGCGATCGCCACTGCCCGCAAAATTCCTGAAACAGCTCCTGCCTACAAGTTGGTAGAAAATCGCGTTCAGCGCTGGCAGGCAATATGGTCGAATGCAGAAAAAATTTATCAAAAAGCAGAAAGCGAACTGCGTCAGTCACGCTGGCATCTAGCTTTTGCTCAAGCAGTACGCCTGACGAACATAGGCAATAGATACTGGGCAACCACCAAGTACGAACAATTGGTTGCTAATATTCAACTTGCCCGCGAAGAAAGCGCCAAGCTCGACAAAGCCTACAATTTGCTTAAATATGGAGACGCAAACGAGCTGTTACAGGCTGTCAAACTCGCCGAGCAAATTAAGCCCAGCAGTTATGCCTACAAAGAAGCCAAAGATCTCCTCGTTAAGTGTGGCAACAAGCTGCTAGAAATGGCGCAAGATCGGCTAGACAAAAAAGACTGGCAAGGGACGATCGCGATCGCCAATAAAATGCCCCCCAGCCTAAATTTACAACAACAAGCTCAAGGCTTGACGTTCCTCGCCCAAGCTCAATCCAAGGCAGAGGGTGGAAATATTGCCAGCCTGGAAGAAGCGATTACTATTGCCCAAAAAATAGAACCGGGAAGCCCCATGCGCGATAAAGCGCAGGAAATAATTACCCGTTGGCAGAGAGAAATTGAAGACGTAGCGCATCTAGAAAGGGCAAGGAACTTGGCAAAAGGCGGAGCCATAAATGACTTAATGGCAGCGATCGCAGAAGCACAACAAGTTCCCTCTAACAATCCGCGCATTAACGAAGCAAAAACAGAAATGAAGCGCTGGGCTACCCAAATAGAGACGCTGCAAGATCGTCCCTATCTGGAACGTGCCGAACAGCTAGCCACTGCGGGCGATGTTGCCTCCTTGCAAGAAGCAATTTTACAAGCAGGTCAAATCGGCAACGGTCGCGTCCTGTACCAACAAGCGCAAAGCAAAATCGCTGGTTGGAATGGCAAAATTCAGCGACTCCAAGACCAGCCCTTCATCGACCAAGCCGAACAAATAGCCACTTCTGGCAATCTTAGAGGTGCTATTGAAACCGCCCAACAGATTAGACCGGGACGCGCCCTCTACGGCGAGGCTCAAAATAAGATTAGGCAGTGGATTGTCCAAATCCAGCGTCAAGAAGACCAACCTTACCTCGACCAAGCGGATCAACTGGCGAATGCGGGCAACCTTAGCGGCGCTATAGCTACACTGCAACAGATTCAACAGGGACGCGCCCTCTACGGTGCGGCGCAAAACAAGATCCGCCAGTTGAGCGTGGAAATTCAGCGCCAAGAAGACCAACCTTACCTCGACCAAGCCGATCAACTAGCAAATTCCGGCAACCTTGCTAACGCTATAGCCACAGCCCAACAAATTCAACAGGGACGCGCCCTCTACGGTGCGGCGCAAAACAAGATCCGCCAGTGGGCTGGGCTAATCCAGCGCCAAGAAGACCAGCCTTACCTCGACCAAGCACAGGCGCTGGCAAATTCCGGCAACCTCAGCGGCGCAGTGAGCGCAGCCGAACAGATTAAAGAGGGACGGTCGCTCTACAAGGAGGCTCGGACAAAAATTAGAGGCTGGCAGAGGGATCTACAGGCTATCGATCAGCTACAGTCGGCGACCCAGTTGGCAAACTCAGGCACGCCAGAAGCCTTGCTATCAGCTATTCGCAAGGCTCGCCAAGTTCCTAGTTCTAGCTCAGCTGGCAAGAACGCTAAAGACGCGATCGCTCGCTGGAGTTATCAAATATTAACAATCGCACAAGATCGATCGGCTAGCGATCTCAACACCGCGATCGCTATTGCTAATATTGTCCCCTCTGGCACCGATGCCTACGAAACCGCTCAACGCCAAATCGAACTATGGCAACAGTCTCTCGCACCCCAGTCTGCTGGGGAGGCTGCTACAACGCCCGCTAACTAAAGGCAAAAGGGTGGGCGCTACCCACCCTATGCCCTAAATTCAGAAATTCTCAATTTGTCGCACTACAGTCAAAGCTGAGTAGCTGACACCCGCCGTACCTTCCCCTGGATGCGTTGAATCTCCCACCAACCACAGGCGATTTACTGGTGTCCGATTGGCGAAACCAAAGGGGCCAAAAGTTGGCACTCTTTGACCGATACCGCCGACAAACCCTTGTTCGCGTGCTGTGTAACGTGCAAATGTCCGGGGTGTCGCGGCTTCTGTGTGGATGATGGTTTCTGGTGTCAGGTGGAAATATTGCCCCAGACGCGCGATCGCTTCTTCTGCATACTTGCGCTTAAGTTCGTCGTAACGATCGCCTTGCCACCAAGGTCTAGGATCGACAAACGAAGAAGCAATAATCGTCCCTTTACCCTCCGGTGCGCGACCATCACCAGGATGGCTAACTGAGACAAATAGCGAGTTATTTTCCCCAATTGGGCCATCGTAGTCGTAGAGAAACTGCAAGTGAGGCGGACACTCTGGGGGAATTGCACTTTGGTCAACTCCCAAATACACTACAAACGCACCAGACGGCGATCGCAATTTTTCTACCCGATGTTTATAACCTTTGGGTGCTTTTTCCCCTAACAGTTGCACCAAGTTTTGCACTGTTACGTTCGCCACAACATGATCCGCTGATTCAGTCCAAACTTCGTCAGTTTTCTGGTTGCGGATGCGGACGCTGCTAGCTTTGCCGTTTTCTACTTCAATATGTTCGACCGTGTGGCGCATCAAAAGCTTACCGCCATATCGTTCTAAAGCTTCGACTAGGCGATCGCTCAATACTTGCATACTACCCTGCAAGTGATATAATCCTTGCGGTTCTTGGGATACGCTCAAAGCCGTCGCCGCATACAGAAGGGCTGTTTCCTCCGCATCCACCTGAGAATAAAGCTTTAGTTGCAAATCGAGAAACGTTCTCAGACGGCGATCGCCATCCAGTCCGTACCCGCGCAATGCATCGCCCACCGTTAAAAAAGTGTAGGGCAAAGTAATTGTAGTACTAGGACGAACAGCCTTAGTTAATTGCCACAAATCCCACCAATTGCGCGGCGGTAGTACTGGATCGCGAGATTGAAACTCCCAGCTTGCCTTAAATAAAGTAGCAAATAAGTCCCAAAAAGGTTCGCTACCAGGAAACTGTCGCTGACGTTCCGCCTTCCACTTCTCGCGATCGCGCCAGACGTTTATTGGTTCTGTTTCACCAGGGAGATATACAGCACAAGCAGGATCGCAAGGTATCGCGCCTGGTACTTCAATCTCTAGCTCATCAAAAATCCGCTTGTGAATCCCGCCCGGTTCTAATCCTGCAACCTGAGTAGCGCCCACATCAAAAGTAAATCCCTTGCGTTTGAAAGTGGAGGCGCATCCCCCAGGTACGAGAGCTTGATCCAAGACTAACACCCGGTAGCCGCGACGAGCGAGAAGTGCCCCCGCCGTCAGTCCACCAATCCCAGCACCGATGACGACTACATGATTGCTTGGCATGAAAGGAGACGCAAGGTTCTTTTTTAATAAACTTAATATTACTTTACAATAAACGCCCGCCCCTGCCCACTATTTTTGGCATAAAATTATCTACCCTTCCAGCCTTGATGAATTGGTTAACTAACGAATTCTGGGGGGGTTTACTGTAAAGCTAGATTATGAGAAATGGGAATTTGAATCCAGAACTCCGTTCCTTCCCCTGGTTCTGAGTAACACTTCAATTGTCCTTTGTGTTTCTCGACCACGATTTGATAGCTGATAGATAACCCCAAACCCGTCCCTTTACCAACAGGTTTGGTAGTAAAGAAGGGGTCAAACAGCCGCGCTTTCACCTCTGCGGGAATACCTGTGCCATTATCCCTAATCCGAATAACTGCGTAAGAGCCTTTACGGGTTGATAAAACTTCGGTACGAATCTTAATAGAAGGTGTTGGATGTTGTTGACCTGGCTGGCGAGAATTTATATGCAAATTCTCTATAGTACTGATTGCTAACTGCTGATAGGTGTAGTCTTCCACAGCATCAATTGCATTAGCAAGTATATTCATAAACACCTGGTTTAGCTGTCCAGGGTAACACTCGACTTTGGGTAAGTTGCCGTATTCTTTACTCAACTCAATTCCCTTTCTTCCCGCCTTTGCTTCCAGTCGATTTTGCAAAATTAGCAACGTGCTATCTAAACCGTCGTGAATATCGACTGGTTTCATTTCTGCTTCATCAAGGCGCGAGAAGTTACGCAAACTAAGAACAATCTGACGAATGCGGTCTACGCCTACCTTCATCGAAGATAATATTTTAGCTAGATCTTGCTCTAAGAAATCGAGGTCTATAGACTCTATTTCTGCTTGAATTTCAGGTACTGGCAGGGGATAGTATTGCTGGTATAAATGTAATAAATTAAGCAGTTCTTGGGTGTATTGATCCGCATGAGCTACATTCCCGTAAATGAAGCTGACTGGGTTATTAATTTCGTGAGCAACGCCAGCAACCAATTGCCCCAAGCTAGACATTTTTTCGCTTTGAACAAGCTGAGATTGAGTATTTTGTAGTTTTTGCATTGCTTTATTCAGCTCGGTTGCTTGTTCTCGCAGAGACGCGATTAATCTCGTCCCTTCAGCTTCCGATTTACGCAAAGCCTCCATAACTTGCTTGCGTTGGGTAATGTCTTCTGAAATGCCTAATATATAGCGCGGTCTTCCTGATTCGTCGAGAATCGGGATTTTTTTAGTGTGTAGTATTTTTGCGCCTCTATGCTTGGTCTGTATTGGTTCTTCGGCAATTTCTAGAAGTTTTTTATTTTCTAACACTTCGCGATCGCGGCTTGTGAAGAAATTAGCCTGTTCTGGGGGAAAAAAGTTATAATCGTTCATCCCCAGTACCTCTTCTGGGGTATAGCCAGTCAGCTCTTCGCTGGCTTTGTTCCAGAACACAAATCGCAGTTCCGCCGCTTCTTTTATGAAAATGCTTACTGGCAGATTTTCCACTACCGAGTTAAGGAATTGTTGGGTGCGGCGCGTTTCTTCTTCGGCTTGTTTGCGTTCCTTAATTTCAGTTTCTAATTTTTTATTTGTCTGTAATAATTCATTTGTGCGTTCTTGCACCATCGCTTCCAGATTTGTTTTTACCTTTGCCAACTCGAAATTTGCCTGAGCTAATTTGTCTTGCGTATCGGCAAGTAAAAGCGGGCCTTCTACGATTAGCGAGTAGTAACGCCACAGCGCCAGTAAGATTCCACCTGCTAGAGCGATCGCTAGGTCAATTGCTACATGAATTGCCAATATTGAGGAGCTATCGTGTCCGCCAAAAGCTATTATTACGATGTGCGCTGAATGTCTAAGGGCACAGATGAAGAAAACTGCTAGGGTTGCGAGTAATAGAGGATTGCCAGTTAGATGCTGTCTTTGTAAGAGACCTCTAAAGATTAAGAAAGCAATTGGATAATAACAAGCGGCTATTAAAGTATTTGTACTTAAAGAAAGTACACTCAGCATGAGTAAAACTCACTCCTATTCTGGTAAAGTCTAGTCTTATCTACATGGCTGGCTAGAGTATCTGTCTTTAGGTAGATAAGCAATTAAAATATCTGTTTTTACTTAAAAATAAGGTTTGAGTTAAGACTTGTAAATATTTTTTATAAAAAATTGCAATATAGAGATGTTTTAATACAAAAAAACTCTGTATAAAAAGAAATATTTAATTAAAAATGACTGCTGGTTATTTTAATATCGGTTAAAGTTGATTAATTATTTACAGGCGCGAGTAAACCTATAGTTATAAAATTTGCGATCGCTATGTAGATTGTAAAAAAGCAAAACTTTGGCTAAGTAGCAGTCAATTACATAATTTAGCTTTAATACAAAATAAGATTCACAAGGGAACATTGGGGACAAGCAAAATAAAAAATGAGCGATCGCAGCATAGCCTCGCAGCAACTAAAGCACGCGATCTCTCCCGCCTAGCCGACTGGGACTTGAGTTCAGACTGGGTAAGATAAGAGGAGAAATAGCTGTTCCGTAAACACCTCATGACTTCAACCCTCTTAAAATCGCCTCCACTCAACGCCCCCACACTCCACAAGTTACCCAACGGTCTAACGATTGTCGCAGAGCAAATGCCCGTTGAAGCCGTGAACCTCAGCGTGTGGGCTAACGTTGGTTCAGCTATTGAGCCAGACGACATCAACGGTATGGCTCACTTTCTAGAACACATGGTCTTTAAGGGGACAGCGAAGCTGCAAAGTGGAGAGTTTGAGCGTGCGATTGAGGAGCGGGGCGCGGTAACAAATGCCGCCACCAGCCAAGACTACACGCAATACTACATCACCACTGCACCTAAAGATTTTGCCCATCTTGCACCGCTGCAACTAGATGTGGTGTTCAATCCCAGCATTCCAGATGAGGCATTTGAACGGGAGCGGTTGGTAGTTTTAGAAGAAATTCGCCGCGCCGACGATAATCCCCGCCGCCGCACTTTTCAGCGGTCGATGGAGGTAGCGTTTGAAAAGCTGCCCTACCGTCGCCCAGTACTTGGCCCAGCATCGGTGATTGAGGGGCTAAAGCCGCAACAAATGCGCGATTTCCACGCCAGCAGATATCAACCAAAATCGATAACAGCGGTAGCAGTGGGGAATTTGCCAGTTGATGAATTAATTGGCATTGTTGCAGATGCATTTACCCGTCAGCATAGAGCCGCAGAACCCCCCGTTACTCAAGAAAGGTTACAAGAGGATCGACCTGAACCTGCATTTAGAGAAATTGTGCGGCGGGAGTACGTTGACCCAAGCTTACAGCAAGCGCGGCTGATGATGTGTTGGCGAGTGCCTGGAATGAAACAGGTAGAACAGACTTACGCGCTGGACGTGTTAGCTGTGATTTTGGGCAATGGGCGGCTGTCGCGGCTATTTCGCGATTTGCGCGAAAACAGGCATCTGGTTACGCATATTGGGGCTAGCAATATGACACAGCAGCTTCAGGGGTTATTTTATATTGGGGCGCAGTTGCCAGCAGAGAATGTGGAAGAAGTAGAAGCTGCGATCGCACAACACATCCGCGCTTTCCAGACCGAACCTGTGGCGGAAGCAGATATTGCTCGCGTGCGGACATTAGTGGCGAATCGGTTTATTTTTGGGAACGAGACACCAAGCGATCGCGCCAATTTGTACGGCTACTATCAGTCGATGATGGGCGATTTAGCCCCAGCACTGAACTATCCAAGCCAGATTCAAGCGCTAAATGCGGTGGATCTCCAGACCGCTGCCCAAAAGTATCTATCCCCCGATGCTTACGGTGTTGTTGTTGTCAAACCAGGCCAAGCGTAGAGTTTTTTATCCCATGTGGACAGAAATTGATGCTCATATTACCCAGATGACTGGGAAGAAGTTTCACAGCGAACAACGCCAGTCGGTGAGTGGCGGCTGTATCAATCAAGGCTATAAAGTCGCTAGCGGTGACTGCGCCTACTTCGTCAAAGTCAACCAAGCTTCTATGGTTGAGATGTTTGAAGCTGAGGCGTTGGGGTTGCAGCAAATGCTGGAAACTAAAACCATCCGCGTCCCACAACCTATTTGCTGGGGTAGGGCGTCAAGTTCTGCCTATGTGGTTTTGGAATGGCTTGAGTTAGGGCGTGGTGATACTAAATCTTGGGAGGAACTGGGGCGGAAGTTAGCAGCGATGCATAAATCTACCCCTAACCCCCCTTTTTTAAAGGGGGGAACTAAGGCGGTATTTGGCTGGGATAGGAACAACACGATTGGTTCTACGCCGCAAATCAACACTTGGACTGAAGAGTGGGCGGAGTTTTGGGCAAAACACCGACTGGGTTATCAATTCCAACTGGCGCTGCGTCGCGGCGGAAATTTTCCCGCTAAGGAACGGTTATTGGCGGCGATTCCCGAACTATTGGCGGATTATCACCCTCTACCATCCCTCGTTCACGGCGATTTGTGGGGGGGAAATGCAGGTTTTACGACAAGGGGGGAACCAACGATCTTCGATCCGGCGGCGCATTATGGCGATCGCGAGGTCGATATCGCCATGACTGAACTCTTTGGCGGTTTCCCGCCAGCGTTTTATAGCGGATATAACAATGTCTTCCCGTTAGATTCAGGCTACGAACGACGAAAAACGCTTTATAACCTCTATCACATTCTCAATCACTTCAATTTGTTCGGCGGCGGCTACGCTTCGCAAGCAAATCGGATGATTCAGCAGATTTTAGGATAAAAGACTTTTGGGAAAAATCCTGAATCTGTAGCGCAGGAAGTTTCTTGCGTATCAAATGCTGGCGGGTTCGCCGATATGTTGGGGGGCAAGTTCAGGATTGGATGTTGCTGTGCTGCTTTCACTAAGCTTAGCCGCAGCTTTGGCTTTGGCGGCTAGAAACAGCGATATCGTCTTGGGTAGAGTGATGCAGATGACAGCGTTGAATAGGGTTATCAACAGGCAATCGAACAAGCTCATATTATGGCCTCCAGATGAGAAATTTTTTAATAAATTATAAAAGTTGTTATTTATGAGTATGAACCCAGAAACCTGGAATGGCACAATTACAC harbors:
- the hslO gene encoding Hsp33 family molecular chaperone HslO, encoding MADQLIRATAAEGGIRAVGVITTRLTEEAKRRHKLSYVATAALGRTMSSALLLVSSMKREGSRVNIRVKGDGPLGGILVDAGLDGTVRGYVENPDIELPPNAKGKLDVGGAVGRDGYLYVVRDVGYGYPYSSTVELVSGEIGDDVAHYLVNSEQTPSVLMVGVFVGAEGVTASGGILVQVLPKAARDESLVETLESRVEALSGFTPLLQAGKTLPEIFEQLLGDMGLVILPEIQMLRFHCGCSFDRVLGALKMLGEAELQDMIEKDDGAEATCHFCGEVYKASSDELAQLISDLRTESV
- a CDS encoding chromosome segregation ATPase; protein product: MTRDSEIPDRWPTAGSEDPAGWTSDKKGADPKRPKKKSARKTTKEEPPNPEVETPIEKRRRLGFLRSWAFWWTMGAIASGGVGYMAIALLLKLPAIPNCPSTFWPMASASLRLYCAQVAANKQTADNLVEAIALVNSLPADHGLRPEINRSIEQWSLDLLSLAEEDFDSGKIKQAIATARKIPETAPAYKLVENRVQRWQAIWSNAEKIYQKAESELRQSRWHLAFAQAVRLTNIGNRYWATTKYEQLVANIQLAREESAKLDKAYNLLKYGDANELLQAVKLAEQIKPSSYAYKEAKDLLVKCGNKLLEMAQDRLDKKDWQGTIAIANKMPPSLNLQQQAQGLTFLAQAQSKAEGGNIASLEEAITIAQKIEPGSPMRDKAQEIITRWQREIEDVAHLERARNLAKGGAINDLMAAIAEAQQVPSNNPRINEAKTEMKRWATQIETLQDRPYLERAEQLATAGDVASLQEAILQAGQIGNGRVLYQQAQSKIAGWNGKIQRLQDQPFIDQAEQIATSGNLRGAIETAQQIRPGRALYGEAQNKIRQWIVQIQRQEDQPYLDQADQLANAGNLSGAIATLQQIQQGRALYGAAQNKIRQLSVEIQRQEDQPYLDQADQLANSGNLANAIATAQQIQQGRALYGAAQNKIRQWAGLIQRQEDQPYLDQAQALANSGNLSGAVSAAEQIKEGRSLYKEARTKIRGWQRDLQAIDQLQSATQLANSGTPEALLSAIRKARQVPSSSSAGKNAKDAIARWSYQILTIAQDRSASDLNTAIAIANIVPSGTDAYETAQRQIELWQQSLAPQSAGEAATTPAN
- a CDS encoding ATP-binding protein: MLSVLSLSTNTLIAACYYPIAFLIFRGLLQRQHLTGNPLLLATLAVFFICALRHSAHIVIIAFGGHDSSSILAIHVAIDLAIALAGGILLALWRYYSLIVEGPLLLADTQDKLAQANFELAKVKTNLEAMVQERTNELLQTNKKLETEIKERKQAEEETRRTQQFLNSVVENLPVSIFIKEAAELRFVFWNKASEELTGYTPEEVLGMNDYNFFPPEQANFFTSRDREVLENKKLLEIAEEPIQTKHRGAKILHTKKIPILDESGRPRYILGISEDITQRKQVMEALRKSEAEGTRLIASLREQATELNKAMQKLQNTQSQLVQSEKMSSLGQLVAGVAHEINNPVSFIYGNVAHADQYTQELLNLLHLYQQYYPLPVPEIQAEIESIDLDFLEQDLAKILSSMKVGVDRIRQIVLSLRNFSRLDEAEMKPVDIHDGLDSTLLILQNRLEAKAGRKGIELSKEYGNLPKVECYPGQLNQVFMNILANAIDAVEDYTYQQLAISTIENLHINSRQPGQQHPTPSIKIRTEVLSTRKGSYAVIRIRDNGTGIPAEVKARLFDPFFTTKPVGKGTGLGLSISYQIVVEKHKGQLKCYSEPGEGTEFWIQIPISHNLALQ
- the crtD gene encoding C-3',4' desaturase CrtD, yielding MPSNHVVVIGAGIGGLTAGALLARRGYRVLVLDQALVPGGCASTFKRKGFTFDVGATQVAGLEPGGIHKRIFDELEIEVPGAIPCDPACAVYLPGETEPINVWRDREKWKAERQRQFPGSEPFWDLFATLFKASWEFQSRDPVLPPRNWWDLWQLTKAVRPSTTITLPYTFLTVGDALRGYGLDGDRRLRTFLDLQLKLYSQVDAEETALLYAATALSVSQEPQGLYHLQGSMQVLSDRLVEALERYGGKLLMRHTVEHIEVENGKASSVRIRNQKTDEVWTESADHVVANVTVQNLVQLLGEKAPKGYKHRVEKLRSPSGAFVVYLGVDQSAIPPECPPHLQFLYDYDGPIGENNSLFVSVSHPGDGRAPEGKGTIIASSFVDPRPWWQGDRYDELKRKYAEEAIARLGQYFHLTPETIIHTEAATPRTFARYTAREQGFVGGIGQRVPTFGPFGFANRTPVNRLWLVGDSTHPGEGTAGVSYSALTVVRQIENF
- a CDS encoding fructosamine kinase family protein, translated to MWTEIDAHITQMTGKKFHSEQRQSVSGGCINQGYKVASGDCAYFVKVNQASMVEMFEAEALGLQQMLETKTIRVPQPICWGRASSSAYVVLEWLELGRGDTKSWEELGRKLAAMHKSTPNPPFLKGGTKAVFGWDRNNTIGSTPQINTWTEEWAEFWAKHRLGYQFQLALRRGGNFPAKERLLAAIPELLADYHPLPSLVHGDLWGGNAGFTTRGEPTIFDPAAHYGDREVDIAMTELFGGFPPAFYSGYNNVFPLDSGYERRKTLYNLYHILNHFNLFGGGYASQANRMIQQILG
- a CDS encoding pitrilysin family protein, with translation MTSTLLKSPPLNAPTLHKLPNGLTIVAEQMPVEAVNLSVWANVGSAIEPDDINGMAHFLEHMVFKGTAKLQSGEFERAIEERGAVTNAATSQDYTQYYITTAPKDFAHLAPLQLDVVFNPSIPDEAFERERLVVLEEIRRADDNPRRRTFQRSMEVAFEKLPYRRPVLGPASVIEGLKPQQMRDFHASRYQPKSITAVAVGNLPVDELIGIVADAFTRQHRAAEPPVTQERLQEDRPEPAFREIVRREYVDPSLQQARLMMCWRVPGMKQVEQTYALDVLAVILGNGRLSRLFRDLRENRHLVTHIGASNMTQQLQGLFYIGAQLPAENVEEVEAAIAQHIRAFQTEPVAEADIARVRTLVANRFIFGNETPSDRANLYGYYQSMMGDLAPALNYPSQIQALNAVDLQTAAQKYLSPDAYGVVVVKPGQA